The following DNA comes from Chryseobacterium gallinarum.
GAAATGTTAGACGCTTCATCTCATGCCGCGCGGATGAGATATAAAAGAAACGAAAAAGAGGCGGTCAAAGTAATGAATATGATACATGAAAACCGAAAACGACTGGTTCGGGACTACAGAAAAAGTTTACAAATAGATTAGGATAGATTTATTAACGAGATAAAAAAGAGATTATGCCGCACGAATGGGGAAATTTATTAGTAGTTACGAAAGACGAGCTTATCCCAAAATACTATAATTGCATGGGTACTTTAAAATCGGAAATCCACAGATACAAAGATTTACCTTATGGAATCAAAAAGGTTCAGAAAGGAGGCAATGGCAGACAGATGTATATTGATTTTGACAGCCTTTCAAAAGAAGTACAGGATAGCATGGGTGATCCACGCAAAATGAGACATCCTTTACTTTCATTTTTTGAATTTGATGCAACTGCAGTACGTTACTACACTGATTTCAGATTTGAGGACGGAACACCATTAAAAGAAAGTTTCAAAGAAGAATATATAACCAATGCCAGTGTACTTATTGCAGCCGAAAAATTAAGACAGGCGCGTTTAACAGAGTGGAAAAAATTAAAAAAAACTTCAGGGCGTGGGTTAATGCCTTCCATCATCACAGATGTTACGACATTTAACGAGTTCCTGCCAAAGGTATATAACACCACCCACACCATACCTTCATCCCACAGAGGGTTTGACCGGGTTTGGAAACCTTTCTTTCATTCTTTTGATGACGGACTCAATTTTGAAAGCCTGATTTCCGGTAAACTGAAAAACCAGAACCGAAAATTAATGACCGACGAAATGATGGCTCTACTCAATGATATGTTTGCCGGACAGGATTATAAACCTTCCCGTACTCAGGTCGCCGATCAATATCAGGCTTTTTTAAACGGTGAACTGGATATTATCAGTAAAGAAACCGGAGAGGAATACGACTGTACCAATCCAAATTTCAGGGAAATGTCCGACAATTCAATTATTGCGTGGCTTGGTAAATGGGAAAACAAGATCGGAACCTTTGCGAAACGTTCCGGTGACCGTCAGAAATTGATGCAGGAGTTTACTCCACCACATAAGCTAACCAAAATTAAGGAGGCGGGAACGCTGATTTCCATAGACGACAGACAGCCACCATTTATGTATAATGAAAACAGGAAACGTCCCTGGTTCTATATGGGTATTGATGTGGGAAGCGAAGCGTGGACTTGTTGGGTTTGGGGAAAGGATAAAAAAGGAATCATTATTGAGTTTTACCGCCAGATGATCAGAAACTACTCAGAATGGGGCTTTAACCTTCCGCTTGGGCTGGAATGCGAAAGTTCATTAAACAGTGGATTTAAGGATACTTTCTTGCGCAACGGGGCAATGTTTGACCGTGTGAACATCTATAAGAACCGTGCAAGGTCAAAAGTTGTAGAGCGAAAATTTGAGGAATTAAGATACCGCCACGAAAAAAGCCGCTTAGGATGGATGGCAAGACCTCACGCCTTGAAAGAAGAAAATCAGAAAAGCGGAGAAGAAGAAATCATTATCCCTTTTGACACGATTGTAGACCAATCGCTCAGCGATATTGAAACGTGGAATAATATGCCTCATTCTGTTCATACCGATAAAACCCGATGGGAAGTATTTTGTGAGATGCAGAACAAAAATACACAACCCACCAACTGGGCAGCAATCCTTCCTCATATTGGTAAAACGGAAAAGTCAAGCTGTAATGCCGGAATTATCAAATTCAGAAATACAACTTTTGTTTTAGGTCTGGACGGCGAAATTGCGTTGAATGATGATTTAATAAGGCTCTTAAAGTATGTTAATGGCAAAGAGTTTACGATTTACTGGCTTGACGGGAACGATGGGAATGTTTTAAAAGCGATGATTTATTATGATGATATTATGCTTTGTGATTTAGTTCCACAGCCGGAATATTCAAGATCAATTCACGAAAGAGACGAGCAGGGTGAAATCAACCGGAGGTTAATGAGTGCATACGAGAACACAGTTAACAAATTCATGGCTCAGCGTAAACGTGAAATTGATCAGGTCTTAATTATCGACCACCGTAAAAAAACACTGAACAATAAATTTCAGATTGCAGGTCGAAAAAAATATATTCCTAACAATAGTACACCAGAAGAAGTGTTCTCTGACGCTGAGGAAAGCAGCTACAACCACAACTCGAATACATCAACTGTGAGAAGTTGGGCAGCAAATTTTTAACAAACCAAAAATAAAATAGATATGATAACATTAGAACAAAAACAAAACATCCGTACTGCAGTACTTAACGGCAGGGAAAAATTCAAAGGAACTGATACCGCCTACGCAAAATCATTAGGTATCGACAGCATGGCTTACGGTCAAATAAAAGATGGAATGATTGAGAATATATTGTCATTGGGGCAATGGCTGAATATTGGCAGCAAATTCCAAACAGCGAAGAATGACTATGAAATGAAATTGGTAAAAACCGAGGTTTACCTTGCTATGGAAGACAACTTCAATTTTTGCCAAGCTACAAAAACATCAATGATTTTGGTAGATGACTGTGGGATCGGAAAAACACGGTGTGCAATGGATATTGTCTCCAAAATGAAAAATGCGTTTTATGTGGACTGTTCCCAGTCGCAGACTAAAATACGCTTTGTAAAACAACTGGCTGCCGCGTTAGGCTGCGATACCACCGGAAAATATTATGACATCTTGGAAACGGTAAAATATGCCTTGAATATTATTGAAAATCCGTTTGTCTGCGTGGATGAGTTCGGAGATTTAGAATACAACGCCTATTTGGAGTTAAAAGGAATCATGAACGCCACCAAGCATAACTGCACTTGGTACGCAATGGGAGCCGATGGGTTACGTGCAAAAATTACAAAAGGAATTAACAATCATAAAGTAGGTTTTGCGGAAATTTTCAGCCGCCTTTCCGATGACTTCGTGACACTGGTTCCAAAAAAACCTGAGGAACGAAAAGAATTTTATTTAAAGCTGTTCGGGGACGTAGCCTATGTCAACCTAAAAAATAAAAATGAGGTTAACGAAGTGGTCAAAAAATGTATGGTCAAAGTCGCCAATCCATTTGAAGGAAAGCAAAAAGGGGAACAAGGCGGGCGCATCAAATCACTCAGATATTTAGAAACATTGTTAAAGGTCAGGGAATAATGAAGGCACTATCAGTAAAACAAGCGTTTTCCATTGTGTTTAAACTGTTTGAATTTACTGGACTTTGGCTTCAAGCTTTTGGAAAACCGGAAACCACCGGTTTTTGGTACTTGGGTGGAGGAGAAAAGAACGGAAAATCAACTTTCGCCATGATGCTGGCTAAATACCTTACCACATTTGGAAAAGTGCTTTATATATCCGCAGAGGAAGGATTATCGAAGGACATTATCGCCGCTATGAAATTTGCGGGATTATCAGATAAAGACAAAAAATTTCACATTATAGATTACGAGCCGTGGGAGCAACTTCAGGCTCGTTTTAGCTCCCGAAAATGCGCTAAAATCATTTTTATAGATAATTCAACAATCTACAGGGACGAGATCACAAGGAAGATGGTATCAGAATTAAAACAGAACCATCCCAATAAATTAATAATAATGGTTTGCCACGAAGTAAAAGGACTGCCGGACAACGCTCTGGCAACAACATGGAGAAAGCTCGCTAAAATCATTATTCAGGCAGAAGGACTAAAAGCCATTATTTCCGGCAGATGTCCGGGAGGCACATTAATGATCAATGAAGAAAAAGCGAATCTTTATTGGGGAACAAAATAAAATTAGAAATACAATGAACAACGACATATTATTAAAAATTCTACAACTGGACAGCCTTGTCAGGTTTTTAGACTGGACGGAACGGGTAAGGATCCATTTGTACAGAGGAGAGAAATTTAACTCTACAACGCCAAAAATTCTGGCTGCGTATGAGTGGATCATCAATGAAAACTGGGAACCGCCGGTGATGCATTACGGGGAAGACCGCTTTCAATATTTCCATGATCCGGAATTAGACCTGTGGGTAGAAACTGAAAATTATTTAAACTATTTCCCGGAATACAAACCGGAATTAACCAAACTTATATTTTAGGACATGGAAGCCACAGAATTATTGGATGAGATTTTGAAAAATTATACTTTGGCGACAACCGTCTCGCAGCAAATACAGGCTCATCAAAAGAATATAGCCCTTTTAAACGGCGAATCGAAGAAAACCTATGATAAGGGATATAAAGACGGGAAACGCGACGGTAAAAAGGAGAAAATCGACAACCTTATACAGAAGAACTAATTATTAAAAATTACAAATTATGAATATCGAAGAACTATTAAAAAGACCAATTGACGAATTGTCTGCAGAAGAAATGGAAGCCGTACTCAACCATAAAAGAAAAATGGAGGCAGATCGGCAGGAAAAAGAAAAGCGTGCCTATGAAGCTGAAAGGGACAGCGATATGGGAGAATTGATTGCCTTAGCTCTGGAAGTTGAAAGCAAATCGTATTTATTGAAAAAACTTACTCATGCCAAGATGGAAAAACACCAGGAGAAATTAAATGAGTACGGAAAAATCCGTAGCAATTCCAAAGGGGGATTTTCTTTGATGCACAGTGATAAAACAATCAGAATTAAACGCCGCCGTGATACACAGCCCACTTGGGACGAAAGGAGTACTAAAGCTTTGGAGTTGATCCGCGCATTCCTGTACGACACTGTGAAAAAGAGGGACAAAGATTTATTTGAAATGTTGATCGGGTTTTTAGTAAAAAACAAAAAAGGTGATCTCGACTATGCAAGTGTAATGAATTTATTAAGCCATGAAACGCGTTTTGATGATCCAAGATGGAAAGAGGGTTTAAGGCTTTTGAAACAGAGTTACAGCAATTTTTTGAAAGGTTACCAGTATGATTTCGAGAAACAGAATGAAGAAGGTAAATTTGAAAGAATAGAACTCAATTTCTCGGCTCTGTAATACTTACATTTTCAACGTTTAAAATTATCGGGAAAACCCCCGAATTTATCAAAATTAGAATACCATAAATACAATAATAATGGTTGATTTAAAATAAACTCCCTTATTAGCTTTGCCAATAAGGGAGTATTTTATTTCTGTGGAGTACTCTTACTTCAATCTCACTATAACATCATAAGTAAACATTGACGAATTCCAGTTGTTTCTGCTACAAACAAATTTATATAGATCGTATGCCTGTTGTATATTCGTAACTCCCCCCAATTCATAGGTTTCATTTTTTGCCTGATTGAAATAAACAGCTGTTTTCATTTCTAATTAATGATTTTGATATTGTTTAATTTTATATATTCATTTGCAACAGATAAACTATTGAAATCTCCTCTCATATTTTCTCCTTCAATTTTAACCCCACCGTCTGAATAAATTCTATAATTCAAAATTTCACCGTCTTGTGTTTGTAAATTCCCCTCGGGTTTTTTCATGCTTAAATTGCTCATAATGAATGTGCTATAATGTTATTTTGTACAGCAAATATAAAACATAGCTGTTATATAAAGCAAGCTAAAGCCTTAAATAAATCCTTCTTTAACTTACTCAGGAGAATATTTTATCACTATATTAGTATAAAAGATATTATCATGGAAAAAAAAGAGGAAAACGACAGTCAGGAACTATGTAATGATTGCAAAAATCTGATCGGCAAAGGTAGGTATGACTCCCCGCATGAAAATCTAAAAAATACAGGTTTTAGACCTTTTGAATCAATGTTCGGTTCAGTAGACGAGTATTATTACACGTGTAAAATTTGCGGAACTGACTGGCTTCATGAAAAAGGATCTTACGGAGAAGGCTGGGTTCCTAACCAAAGATTAAATTAACAATCATTTTTGTATATAATCAATAAAAGTAATTATTATGGCAGATTTAAGAGGAGTAAAGGTGACTGAGAAATATTCAGGAACTAAATTTGAGGGGAAATTTCATATATGGTTTACTAAAAGTTATGATACTGGAGAAACTTTTCTTTACGCTATCATTGAGAATAATCACGGAAAAGTAGATTATTACGATTTAGAATCCTATGACATCGAATTTTTACTGGATAAAAATTAATCAGTGGATAAAAATAAAAAAGCATCCGAATGGATGCTTTTTTATTTTTATCCAGATGAGAATATATTATTGAAATTGCAGACTTTATTCACCATTGAGAATATTATCTAAAATTTCATAAATTATTCCTACACTGGTCATTTTGGGGTCTTGTTTTATTAAGTCATTGACAATGTCAACTAATTTGGTTAAGGTGTAAAGATTTTCATAAGTGATTCCGTTCCATTCAAATGTTTTTTTTCTGTCTGCTTCTTTTATGTCTAAGAAGCAAAATTTAGAATCTTCGTCAATATAATTTTCGGCGTAAACATCAATTGATTCATACTTAATATTGATAGAATTCTCCTCTAAAAATTCATATATTGTATTTGTTCTAATAGCCTCTATTATCTCGATAAATTTCATTAAAATATTGTTTTAGGGGTTGATATTTCTCTGTTTTCTGATTTGACTTTGTAAAATTTGTTAACAAATAAGATATTTAGTAAACAAAGTATCAGTAATAGGACTATTAGAGAAATTATTTCTTTTTTATTCATCTTCCTAACTATTATAGATTTGGATTTATTTATGCAATATCATATCCATCTTAAAACTAAGATGTAATTTAAAATGTTAAATGACTTTGATTGCCTATAGTATGAGGTAAAGGGATATTACTGAATAGTAATTTTTCTAATAGATAATTCTCTCAAATCTTTTGATGTTATTTTGTGTTTCTAAGATTTCGAGAGGATAATATGCTTCTAAGATTTGCTATGTAAGAATTTAATTATAGTTGTAACCTACATTTCTCTTTTATATATTATATCTCCTACAAATAAAATAAAAAGTAACCTTCACTAAATATAATTTCACCTATTGTAGGTGTTATTGGTTTAAAAGTTTGGGCATTAATGCCCAAACTTAAAAAAATTATAAGAGTACTACATTTAAATCTTTCCATAAATCTGCTCTCTTACCCCACCGGGAATAACCCATTCGTTGTAACTTAGTTCTGAAGGCTGGAACTCAATACCTGTACATCCCGCTTGTTCAATATCATTTTTCAATTTTTCTGAAACATAATATCCTAATCCCCCAGTAACATATTTCAAAGCAAAAAAATCTTCAACAATTATATTTTCATACAGTGCTAACTTTTCAATTGTAATTATTTCAAGTTTTTCTTTTGCCTTGTGTACGTAATCTTCAAAATCTCTTAATGAATTAATTTTTAATATAACTTGTTCTGTTCCTCCTCCAACTTTTTTCTTGCTATAAACAATCTTTGAGTTTGCAAAATCAATATACTCTTGATTTAACTCATACAAGTTTAACAACCAATAATCATTATAGGTTTCATTCTTTTTAATGATGTTTATATTAAAAAATTGAATACCCGTTTTTCTATATTTTTCTATTATTGACTTTAGCTTACCACTCAAAATTAATTTTGAAGATACTACACCTCCATCCATTATTAGGTCAGTTATTTTGGAGTTGGCAAAAAGCTCAATATCTACTAAGTAAGGCTCAAAATCAATCTTTTCATTATAAACATTACCAATAAATTTTGGTTCTTCCCAAAAAAGCTTTCCAGTGGGAATCTTAAGTTTATAATCTTTAATAAAGTTATCATTACCTCTTAACTTTGTATTTAGCGTAAAATTTATCTTATAATACTTCATAATCTAAAATACTAAATCATTTAAATGTGTATTAGGGTTATTAATAATGGCTTGTCTTGCATCATTAATAATATCCATTAACGCATCATAACATTGATTAGGAGTTGCATTGGGGTTTAATTGTTTAAATTGCTCCAATTTAGTGAAAATTCTATTATTGTAAAGATTGTGATTTGGTTGATTTCTCCATGATGCCACAGCAATACCATTTAAGGCTTCATTCAAATGAAATGCGTTCATTGATTTAGCGGCTTTTTGTACAATAGGATGTGTCTGTATATTATATGCCCAAGGTATAATGTGATGTGCCTGTTTTGTAACGTCAGTTAATTTTAGAACTTTTCTTAATTGGCTTGAATAGCCAAATTTAATTAACCCATCTGTACCAACAACCCATTTTAGTAATTGTCTGGAAGCTATATCAGAAGCATTCATGACTTTTACTCCAAATTTTGATCCTGATGCAAACCAACCTGCAATAGGTATTGCCGAAGCATAACTTAAACTTGCATTCAATCCGTCACCTTGTATGGTATAGATCACACCATTTGTTATGTCACATACTTCACCAATAACAGGAACTAATCCTCCTAAATCTAATAACAATTGTATGGTTTCTCGAGACGCTTCCCAGAAACATTTTGCCTTACTCCATTCTGGATAGAATTTTCTGTTAAACTTATAATTGGCAACAATCATTTTAGTTTTTTCTTGAATCAGATGTTGCGGGACAATAATTATAGAAGGACAACATTGGTTTAATACATTTTCTATTTGGGCGTCAGTCATACTTTCAACATCTGCATAAGATGTAAACGCCACAAATGCCTCATTGGTTTCTTTTACAACTTCTTCTTCGTATGGTGATGCTTCAATTTCTTTATTAACATTTACTAACTCTGTTAATTCATCTGTCGATAACGAAGTAAGCTTGTTTCTATAACCATATTCATATCCTTGAATAAACCATCTTTGGAATTGTTCCCATGATACGTCCGGATTATTAATTAGAAACTTTAAAGTGAAATTTGCAA
Coding sequences within:
- a CDS encoding AAA family ATPase: MKALSVKQAFSIVFKLFEFTGLWLQAFGKPETTGFWYLGGGEKNGKSTFAMMLAKYLTTFGKVLYISAEEGLSKDIIAAMKFAGLSDKDKKFHIIDYEPWEQLQARFSSRKCAKIIFIDNSTIYRDEITRKMVSELKQNHPNKLIIMVCHEVKGLPDNALATTWRKLAKIIIQAEGLKAIISGRCPGGTLMINEEKANLYWGTK
- a CDS encoding DUF3164 family protein, which translates into the protein MNIEELLKRPIDELSAEEMEAVLNHKRKMEADRQEKEKRAYEAERDSDMGELIALALEVESKSYLLKKLTHAKMEKHQEKLNEYGKIRSNSKGGFSLMHSDKTIRIKRRRDTQPTWDERSTKALELIRAFLYDTVKKRDKDLFEMLIGFLVKNKKGDLDYASVMNLLSHETRFDDPRWKEGLRLLKQSYSNFLKGYQYDFEKQNEEGKFERIELNFSAL
- a CDS encoding imm11 family protein, coding for MKYYKINFTLNTKLRGNDNFIKDYKLKIPTGKLFWEEPKFIGNVYNEKIDFEPYLVDIELFANSKITDLIMDGGVVSSKLILSGKLKSIIEKYRKTGIQFFNINIIKKNETYNDYWLLNLYELNQEYIDFANSKIVYSKKKVGGGTEQVILKINSLRDFEDYVHKAKEKLEIITIEKLALYENIIVEDFFALKYVTGGLGYYVSEKLKNDIEQAGCTGIEFQPSELSYNEWVIPGGVREQIYGKI